The genomic interval ACACCCCTTTGTTGGTTTGGATGTCATCGATGCAAGCGTTAGAGGCAACACTGCTTATTTAAAGTTTCAGAAATTTAAACAGCCAGATAGCCCTATAATTTCGATAAAGCTCTATTGGATAGGGGGAGGCTGGCTCATTGTCGACGATTCTCTCTTTGGAAAGGAGGGGTTAATTGCAGAACTTAGCCAATCGCTACGCGCGGCTACGTAGTTGACATAACAGACAGATAGAGGTGATGCGAGAAAGCTCCGGTTTCCTCGCATTGGTAGTTCATAAAAAAAATGTAGGCGTGCAGGGTCTCGCTAATGAAGGCGGGGTCTTAAACAAAACCCGAGTGTATCTGCTATACTCGACGATTTTGTTTAATGATCTTAACGAGCAGTATCGGAAATCCTGAACGCTAACAAAAGAAATTTCTGAGGTAGTTCTATGCCCTTTGCCGACCTGCAAACATATATTACTGCGCTACGCAATAGAAATGATTTAGTAGAGATAAATACTTACGTAGACCCATATCTCGAGATACCAGAGATTCATCGCCGAGTAATCGCGGAATCTGGGCCAGCTCTACTATTTACGAATGTTCAAGGGAGCCCATATCCGGTCGCTACGAATCTCTTCGGCACAAAGGAGCGCGTTGAGCTAGCGTTTGCCGGAGCAGGCGCAAATTTTATTGCTAACATTAAGCAGGTAATCCAAGACTTAATGCCTCCGCTTAATTTCGATAAGCTTTGGACGGAACGCGGTTTTTTAAATAAGTTCTTAACGGTTGGGACTAAGTATACCAAAAAAAGCCCCATTACTAGCCACATGCAAATCCCCCCTATGCTTCAAGAGCTTCCAGTTTTGACTACTTGGAAAAAAGATGGCGGCCCCTTTTTAACACTGCCGTTGGTATACACAGAACATCCCGAGACTGGCGCTCACAACTTGGGAATGTATAGAATGCAAATCTACGATAACTCCCACACTGGCATGCACATGCAAATTGGCAGAGGGGGCGGTTTTCATCTCCATCGCGCCAGGCAACTTAACAAGAATCTTCCCGTCAATGTTTTTTTGGGTGGGCCACCGACTGCTATCCTAGCTGCCATTGCACCCATGCCTGAAAACATGCCAGAACTCATGTTAGCCTCTTTCTTATTGGACGATAAGATAAAGCTAACTCACAACCCCATTGGGCCCTTGCCGCTTCTCGCTCAGGCAGAATTCGCCTTAGTCGGGTATGTGCATCCCGAGCAGGTATTGCCCGAGGGCCCTTTTGGCGATCATTACGGCTACTATTCCCTTCAGCATGAGTACCCAGTCTTTACATGTGAAGCTGTATTTAATCGCAAAAATCCGATTTTTCCAGCAACGATAGTTGGCAAGCCATGCCAAGAAGACTACTTTATAGGAAACTATGTTCAAGAGCTCCTGTCACCCTTGTTCCCATTGGCAATGCCAACTGTAAAAAACCTTTGGAGTTATGGAGAGACGGGATATCACTCATTGGCGGCGGCCGTAGTCGAGGAGCGCTATAAACGAGAAGCTATGGTTTCTGCCTTCCGCATTCTTGGTGAAGGTCAATTATCTTTGACAAAGTTTCTCTTGCTAATTGACCGCGAAATGGATCTCAAGAACTTCCGTGGAGTATTGGAGTATATTTTGGAGCGCACAGATTTTAATACCGACTTCTTTGTGTTCTCCAATCTATCTATGGATACTCTCGATTACACTGGCCCCAAGATAAACGAGGGCAGCAAAGCCGTAATGTTGGGGATGGGACAACCAGTTCGTGGGCTTCCTAGCGAGTTTCACGGGGAGCCACCAGCAAATATCACCGATGTCAGGGTTTTTTGTTCGGGTTGCCTAGTTGTAAGTGGTCCAAGCTTTAGCGAGGATCCGGAAGCGCCAGAACGCATCGCCAATACGCCAACATTTTTTGGATGGCCGTTAATAATATTTGCCGACGATGCGAAGTTTAGCACTTCCACTGTGCAAAACTTCCTATGGTCGACATTTACTCGTTTTGAGCCAGCAGCCGATATCTATTCGCGTTCAACGACTGTGCACAGATTCCATCCGCGCCTGCAGTCACCCGTAGTTATAGATGCGAGAACGAAGCCTGGTTTCCCAGAAGAAGTCACCTGCGACGAAGAAACAAAGAAACTCGTCGATGCGCGATGGACAGACTATTTTTCAAAACGATAAGGGGAGTTTTAGAAATGGCTAGCTTTCTGCCACTCCCCTTCTATGTCTATTGTAGTAGCGATAACGCTAAGCTAGGCTGTTGGTTTGCTTGTGCTAGCACCGATGCAGCAGCTTGCTGTAAAATGTTTAGTCGAGTTAGCTCTGCGGCCTCTTCTGCCACATCGACATCTCTTATGCGACTTTCTGCGGACTGGAAATTTTCTCTTGCTACTAGCAGATTTTGAATCGTCATATTTAACCTGCTTTCTGCCGCACCCAAAGTTCCTCGATCCCGCGATATAGAGGATATAGCTGCCTTTACCGCATCGAGAGCAGAGCGAGCCGCAGTCTGCGCCTCAGCAACTGTAGCAGCATTGATTGAATAGAGAATCCTCGACGAACCACTTGGAGCTAATCCGAGCTGTGCCAATGTTGCAGCTACGCCCGAGTAAGTGATCTGCGATAGCGAGGAGCCATCGAAGCCAACCTGCAGTGAAATAGTTGCACCCCCAGAGAGGAGTTGCAAACCATTAAACTCAGTAGTATTTGCTATGCGCTCAATCTCGCTGTGGAGCATATCAAATTCAAGCGCTAACGCCGAACGCTGAGTAGTATTGAATACGCCGTTAGCAGACTGTTCTGCTAACTCCGCCAAGCGAGCAAGCACATTTCCAATCTCTCCCATTGCTCCATCAGTAATTGCTATAATCGATATGCCATCGTTGGCATTTCTAACGGCAACAGAGGCAATCCGCGTATCAGCTCGCAATTGCTCTGCTATCGATAAACCAGCAGCATCGTCCGATGCTCGAGTTATTCTAAGCCCTGA from Deltaproteobacteria bacterium carries:
- a CDS encoding UbiD family decarboxylase, with translation MPFADLQTYITALRNRNDLVEINTYVDPYLEIPEIHRRVIAESGPALLFTNVQGSPYPVATNLFGTKERVELAFAGAGANFIANIKQVIQDLMPPLNFDKLWTERGFLNKFLTVGTKYTKKSPITSHMQIPPMLQELPVLTTWKKDGGPFLTLPLVYTEHPETGAHNLGMYRMQIYDNSHTGMHMQIGRGGGFHLHRARQLNKNLPVNVFLGGPPTAILAAIAPMPENMPELMLASFLLDDKIKLTHNPIGPLPLLAQAEFALVGYVHPEQVLPEGPFGDHYGYYSLQHEYPVFTCEAVFNRKNPIFPATIVGKPCQEDYFIGNYVQELLSPLFPLAMPTVKNLWSYGETGYHSLAAAVVEERYKREAMVSAFRILGEGQLSLTKFLLLIDREMDLKNFRGVLEYILERTDFNTDFFVFSNLSMDTLDYTGPKINEGSKAVMLGMGQPVRGLPSEFHGEPPANITDVRVFCSGCLVVSGPSFSEDPEAPERIANTPTFFGWPLIIFADDAKFSTSTVQNFLWSTFTRFEPAADIYSRSTTVHRFHPRLQSPVVIDARTKPGFPEEVTCDEETKKLVDARWTDYFSKR
- a CDS encoding flagellin FliC translates to MGINIRTNVPSLNSQRNLGSTTNRLQKAYERLSSGLRITRASDDAAGLSIAEQLRADTRIASVAVRNANDGISIIAITDGAMGEIGNVLARLAELAEQSANGVFNTTQRSALALEFDMLHSEIERIANTTEFNGLQLLSGGATISLQVGFDGSSLSQITYSGVAATLAQLGLAPSGSSRILYSINAATVAEAQTAARSALDAVKAAISSISRDRGTLGAAESRLNMTIQNLLVARENFQSAESRIRDVDVAEEAAELTRLNILQQAAASVLAQANQQPSLALSLLQ